One Tursiops truncatus isolate mTurTru1 chromosome 3, mTurTru1.mat.Y, whole genome shotgun sequence DNA segment encodes these proteins:
- the LOC101325273 gene encoding interferon-gamma-inducible GTPase 10-like, which translates to MDWFTSYFLSGKNFEQLAQKCVPHYSTLISKAVGILSQESVERIQRVFQEGKLKEVVEEIQEALQNSENAPLNVAVIGQSGSGKSSFINALLGLGHEEEGSAHVGVVPTTMKKTPYQHPKYPSVTFWDLPGTGTPNSLPDPYLEIVGDDDYDFFIIISSSRFSSNDALLAQKIKEKGKNFYFVRTMVDVELHSEEKSKHISFKKERVLQQIRDDYLAILSNIGVSNPCVFLVSNFHPDKFDFPKLQETLLQDLPAHKRYTFVLQLSNLSVAFIEVKRVILKEKIWLNALKSAALAIIPFMAFFSGFDLPKQEKCLNLYRSYFGLDEQSVKEIAQKLGTSVQEIKSSTKSLDFWLFVKNDSIAAKAMKCAESFCSVNGGLRSSVFQFLKVYFLRLKFINTVADDVKMLLHKTLESGSLRE; encoded by the coding sequence ATGGATTGGTTCACCTCCTATTTCCTGTCAGGAAAGAATTTTGAGCAATTGGCCCAAAAATGTGTCCCTCACTACTCCACCTTGATCAGCAAGGCAGTGGGGATCCTCTCTCAGGAAAGTGTTGAACGTATTCAAAGAGTCTTTCAGGAGGGGAAGCTAAAAGAGGTGGTTGAAGAGATTCAGGAAGCACTTCAGAACTCTGAGAACGCTCCCTTGAATGTGGCTGTGATCGGGCAATCTGGTTCTGGGAAGTCCAGTTTCATCAATGCCCTGTTAGGTCTTGGTCATGAAGAGGAGGGGTCTGCTCACGTTGGAGTTGTGCCAACCACCATGAAGAAAACCCCCTATCAACATCCGAAATATCCCAGTGTGACCTTCTGGGACCTGCCTGGAACTGGGACTCCCAATTCCCTTCCAGATCCTTATCTAGAAATTGTGGGAGATGATGACTAtgactttttcatcattatttcttcCTCACGGTTCAGCTCAAATGATGCTCTCCTGGCCCAGAAAAtcaaggagaaggggaagaattTCTACTTTGTTAGAACAATGGTGGATGTTGAATTACACAgtgaagagaaaagcaaacacataTCCTTCAAAAAGGAGAGAGTCCTTCAGCAGATCCGAGATGACTACCTGGCTATTCTCAGCAACATCGGAGTATCTAATCCGTGTGTCTTCCTGGTCTCCAACTTTCACCCAGATAAGTTTGATTTCCCAAAACTGCAGGAGACATTGCTGCAGGATCTCCCTGCACATAAGCGCTACACCTTTGTGCTCCAGTTGTCCAATTTGTCTGTTGCTTTCATTGAGGTGAAGAGAGTTATCCTCAAAGAGAAGATCTGGCTGAATGCCCTGAAATCAGCCGCTTTGGCCATCATCCCTTTCATGGCCTTCTTCAGTGGCTTTGACTTGCCTAAACAGGAGAAGTGCTTGAACCTTTATCGAAGCTATTTTGGTTTGGATGAGCAGTCAGTCAAAGAGATTGCCCAGAAACTGGGCACATCTGTGCAAGAGATCAAGAGCTCCACAAAGTCCTTGGATTTCTGGTTATTTGTGAAGAATGACAGTATAGCAGCAAAGGCCATGAAATGCGCTGAATCCTTTTGCTCAGTGAATGGAGGACTCCGATCTTCTGTCTTTCAATTTTTGAAAGTGTATTTTTTACGTTTGAAATTCATCAATACGGTGGCTGATGATGTTAAAATGCTGTTGCATAAGACTTTAGAGAGCGGAAGTCTGAGAGAATGA